A single region of the Diadema setosum chromosome 14, eeDiaSeto1, whole genome shotgun sequence genome encodes:
- the LOC140237507 gene encoding histone acetyltransferase type B catalytic subunit-like: protein MAGAVANVDSLRSALEEFISNASDVIELKLVRSKEDIEDDKTSFHPEFTHQIFGQNETIFGYKGLKVQLFFSAAKLTPYINQTFQEKVSPKKFEGVQADPVLKPIVEKLEIQPMENLDRFISQLDNDDSFQPMGELLHSYSIEEAEQGTTRHFEIYKSSINTAGFRDFHTHLQTFLWWFVDASSYIDVDDEKWMYYTVFEKYPHNESKRYATVGYATVYRYYAYPDKIRPRISQVLILPPFQRRGHGAQLLQTMYRDFRKDPIVLDITVEDPSDDFVRLRDYIDCMECTQLSAFATPNLVKGFSEDMKKEAQEKLKLNKKQVRRVYEILRLRITDYSNKDEARTYRLDVKKRLNIPFQKQKSDYEKLKKVLKPEELSAAEEGTSLAERHETLEKWYQLLLEDYRKVLDRLSMS from the exons AGGATGACAAGACATCATTTCATCCGGAATTCACACATCAAATCTTTGGACAGAA TGAGACCATTTTTGGATACAAGGGCCTCAAGGTACAGCTGTTCTTCTCAGCAGCGAAGCTCACACCATACATCAACCAGACCTTCCAGGAGAAAGTCAGCCCCAAAAAGTTTGAAGGGGTTCAG GCAGACCCAGTGCTCAAACCCATTGTTGAGAAGCTGGAAATCCAACCCATGGAGAATCTGGACCGTTTTATCTCTCAGCTGGACAACGATGACTCGTTTCAGCCAATGGGAGAGCTTCTCCACTCCTACTCCATAGAGGAGGCAGAGCAGGGAACCACGCGACACTTTGAGATCTACAAGAGCAGCATCAACACGGCGGGATTCCGTGACTTCCACACCCACCTCCAGACGTTCCTCTGGTGGTTTGTGGACGCTTCCTCCTACATCGATGTAGATGATGAGAAATGGATGTACTACACTGT ATTTGAGAAGTACCCTCACAATGAATCAAAGAGGTATGCCACAGTGGGCTATGCGACGGTGTACAGATACTATGCCTACCCTGACAAAATCAGACCCAGGATAAG tCAAGTTCTGATCCTGCCTCCCTTCCAGAGGAGAGGTCATGGAGCTCAGTTGCTTCAGACCATGTACAGAGACTTCAGGAAAGATCCCATTGTCCTAGACATAACAG TGGAAGACCCATCGGATGACTTTGTGAGGTTGAGAGATTACATCGACTGCATGGAATGCACACAGCTGTCTGCGTTTGCTACCCCCAACCTTGTCAAGGGTTTCAGTGAAGACATGAAGAAAGAAGCACAGGAGAAACTGAAACTCAATAAG AAACAAGTGCGGAGGGTGTACGAAATCCTCAGACTGCGGATAACAGACTACAGCAACAAGGATGAGGCCCGAACCTACCGACTGGATGTCAAAAAGAGACTGAACATTCCCTTCCAG AAGCAGAAATCCGACTATGAGAAACTGAAGAAGGTGCTGAAGCCAGAGGAGCTGTCTGCCGCCGAGGAAGGGACCAGCCTGGCGGAGCGCCACGAGACCCTGGAGAAGTGGTACCAACTCCTCCTGGAGGACTACAGGAAGGTCCTGGACCGGCTCTCCATGTCCTGA